In the Bacillota bacterium genome, one interval contains:
- a CDS encoding DMT family transporter gives MRSQEARSREASSRGRVEAARPDGGPADPGVGYRFAALNALISGFAVFINSQGVRTFDDSTLYTALKNGVVGLAMLLPFVLSGSRRRELSSLDRRQWGLLVLIALVAGSISYALDFRGLKMSTAPTASLIYHAQFLWVAVLAAFFLGERFSRSVWVALGVLAVGLSVGVEFRTVRWDAGVPYLIASTLLTAVGAVLIKVALRTVSLPVVVASKMTLGSALLFLYLAAGGRLAAVGHLAPLQWAYVLVTGLILLAFTLTEVVGLRHASATGVTAISAASPVITTLLVVVTRGTPLTPVRLMGLGLVLASVLVVYTLGRRDERFGQGPFPAPTKEVIAP, from the coding sequence GTGCGTTCCCAGGAGGCGAGATCCCGGGAGGCGAGTTCCCGGGGGCGAGTGGAGGCCGCGCGGCCGGATGGAGGCCCGGCCGACCCGGGGGTCGGCTACCGGTTCGCTGCGCTGAACGCGCTGATCAGCGGCTTCGCGGTCTTCATCAACAGCCAGGGGGTCCGGACCTTCGACGACTCCACGCTCTACACCGCGCTCAAGAACGGCGTCGTGGGTCTGGCCATGCTCCTCCCCTTCGTCCTGTCGGGCTCGCGGCGGCGGGAGCTGAGCAGTCTGGACCGCCGCCAATGGGGACTCCTGGTGCTGATCGCGCTGGTGGCGGGCAGCATCTCGTATGCCCTGGACTTCCGCGGCCTCAAGATGAGCACGGCGCCGACGGCGTCCCTCATCTACCACGCCCAGTTCCTGTGGGTGGCCGTCCTGGCGGCGTTCTTCCTCGGCGAGCGCTTCAGCCGCTCGGTCTGGGTCGCGCTGGGCGTGCTGGCCGTCGGCCTCTCGGTCGGCGTCGAATTCCGCACCGTCCGCTGGGACGCGGGGGTGCCCTACCTGATCGCCAGCACGCTGCTGACCGCCGTGGGCGCCGTCCTGATCAAGGTGGCGCTGCGCACCGTCAGCCTCCCGGTCGTGGTGGCGTCCAAGATGACGCTGGGATCGGCCTTGCTCTTTCTCTATCTGGCCGCCGGGGGACGCCTCGCGGCGGTCGGGCACCTCGCCCCGCTGCAGTGGGCGTACGTGCTGGTCACCGGGCTCATCCTGCTGGCCTTCACGCTGACGGAGGTGGTGGGACTCCGGCACGCCTCCGCCACGGGCGTCACCGCGATATCGGCTGCCTCACCGGTGATCACGACGCTCCTGGTCGTGGTTACGCGGGGCACCCCCCTGACCCCCGTGCGTCTCATGGGACTCGGCCTGGTCCTCGCCTCGGTCCTGGTCGTCTACACCCTGGGCCGCCGCGACGAGCGGTTCGGCCAGGGGCCCTTCCCGGCGCCGACGAAGGAGGTGATCGCGCCATGA